The following coding sequences are from one Nicotiana tomentosiformis chromosome 3, ASM39032v3, whole genome shotgun sequence window:
- the LOC138908548 gene encoding uncharacterized protein has product MAPKLEDLGAFTIPCTIGSTDFSKALYDLGASINLMPYSVFKTLGIGQPRPTSMRMQMAYHTMKRPLGITDDVLVRVDKFILPTDFVILDCEVDYEVPIILGRPFLSTGKAFVMWKPVSSLFGWVTKMWFSICANR; this is encoded by the coding sequence atggctccgaaattggaagatctgggtgctttcacaatcccttgcactattgggagcaCCGACTTTTCCAAAGCTTTATATGATTTGGGggcaagtatcaacttgatgccttactctgtgttcaaaactttgggaattgggcaaccaagacccacatctatgaggatGCAAATGGCGTATCATACTATGAAGAGGCCATTAGGAATTACTGATGATGTGTTAgtccgtgttgataagttcatccttccaacggactttgtgatccttgattgtgaggttgactacgaggtgcctattatcttgggtagacctttcctttctACGGGGAAGGCTTttgtgatgtggaagccggtgagctcactttTCGGGTGGGTGACGAAAATGTGGTTTTCCATATGTGCCAAtcgatga